In gamma proteobacterium HIMB55, the genomic stretch TCGGGGATCTCCTCCGAAAAGGTGCCGAATAGTCGATCCCAAATGATCAGCGTTGCACCGTGGTTACGATCAAGGTAGCGGATATTGGATCCGTGGTGCACGCGGTGGTGTGAGGGCGTGTTGAAAATGAACTCGATAGGCCTTGGGAACTTATAAAACGCCTCGGTGTGCAACCAGTACTGGTAGATCAAGCTCACGCTTAGCATTGTAACGATCATGGCTGGGTGATACCCGATGATGGCCAGCGGCACCCAGAATGGATATTTGAGAATTCGCTCGCCCACGCCCTGACGGAGCGCAGTGCCGAGGTTGTAATACTGCGAGCTGTGGTGCGAGACATGACCTGCCCAGAGCAATCTGACCTCATGGTTGCCCCGGTGGAAGCTGTAGTACGTTAAATCGTCGAGGAAAAACAGGAGCACCCACCAGTACCAGCTGGTGTCGATGACGCCTTGCAGTGGTGACAACGAGTACGCAACGAACATGAGCCAAATGCCCAGAAACTTTGGAATCAAATCGACAAAGACGGTGAGCAGCATGACGCGCATGCTTGTCCAAAAGTCCACTGTCTCGTAGTGCTTGGTCGTGGCTTTGTAAGCCCACAGTACTTCAATGGCGAGTGCCCCAAAGAAAAAGGGCAGGGCCATCATTACCCAATCGTCCTGCATTACCGCAATAACTTGGTCCATATCATCTGCCCCCAAAGCATCCGACTGCCTATCCGTTGCAGATAAGCCATTGCCTGAGTGTAGTCGAAAACTTAGAGTGTCTGCATACCCGAGTGAAAGACTCAAATCGTCCCGCCCGGTGCGCTAGATTGGTCCAGTAATTGATGGTGACAGCGCGTCCAGATAAGTAAAAAGATAAGAATAGGAAAAAAACATGGCTGAGTTACTCAAAATGTCCGCAGATCTCATCGACGGAAGGGTTGATATGCGTGAGGCGGGGCCGATCAATCGGATCAATCACCAGCTCTCCGAACTATCCTCTGAAGTTGCAGTGGTTGAGGCGTTTTCACATTCGATCGTCTTTAAGACAGATGACGGGCTTGTGACCTTTGATACATCAAATGAACACGGCGGGACAAAGTGCGTTCACGCCATTCAGTCATGGACCCAAGATCCTTTTCATACGGTGGTTTTCACCCACGGACATATCGATCATGTCGGTGGTTGTGGCGCATTTTGTGCGGCTTACGAGGGTCGTAAGCCGACAATCGTCGGGCATGAGAACGTCGCCGCGCGCTTTGATCGGTATCGGATGACCAATGGCTACAACCACGTGATCAATGAGCGCCAGTTTGGTCAGTTCAAACGCAGGGGCTATGACCTCGCAGGTCAGTCACACTTTTTACCGCTTGCTACTCCTGCGCCCGACATTACCTATACAAACGATCTCGCGATGAATGTGGGTGGGCTCGAAATTCAGCTGAATCATGCGAAGGGTGAAACCGACGATCACACATGGGCCTGGATTCCTAAGCACAAAGCGATTTGTGCAGGTGATTTCTTCATTTGGGCCTTTCCAAACGCAGGTAACCCACAGAAAGCTCAGCGGTATCCAAAGGAGTGGGCCGCAGCACTGCGCGATATGGCGTCGCGCGATGCCGAGCTATTTCTTCCTGCGCATGGTCTACCCATTGCCGGCAAGGAGCGTATCAAACAGGTGCTCAAC encodes the following:
- a CDS encoding sterol desaturase (PFAM: Fatty acid hydroxylase superfamily); this translates as MDQVIAVMQDDWVMMALPFFFGALAIEVLWAYKATTKHYETVDFWTSMRVMLLTVFVDLIPKFLGIWLMFVAYSLSPLQGVIDTSWYWWVLLFFLDDLTYYSFHRGNHEVRLLWAGHVSHHSSQYYNLGTALRQGVGERILKYPFWVPLAIIGYHPAMIVTMLSVSLIYQYWLHTEAFYKFPRPIEFIFNTPSHHRVHHGSNIRYLDRNHGATLIIWDRLFGTFSEEIPEEPVQYGLTKNISTHKVMQVAFGEYGAMWRDIRRADTWRDKLSYIFKAPGWSHDGPDMRSDTLRSA
- a CDS encoding alkyl sulfatase-like hydrolase (PFAM: Metallo-beta-lactamase superfamily) codes for the protein MAELLKMSADLIDGRVDMREAGPINRINHQLSELSSEVAVVEAFSHSIVFKTDDGLVTFDTSNEHGGTKCVHAIQSWTQDPFHTVVFTHGHIDHVGGCGAFCAAYEGRKPTIVGHENVAARFDRYRMTNGYNHVINERQFGQFKRRGYDLAGQSHFLPLATPAPDITYTNDLAMNVGGLEIQLNHAKGETDDHTWAWIPKHKAICAGDFFIWAFPNAGNPQKAQRYPKEWAAALRDMASRDAELFLPAHGLPIAGKERIKQVLNEVATVLETMVSQTLDLMNEGASLNDIIHAVKVSPELLAKPYLGPTYDEPEFVVRNIWRLYGGWYEGNPAQLKPARDAAVAVELAKLSGGALKLAERARVLAETDARLACHLAEFAAQAEPDNKAVHHLRAEVYQKRREGETSLMAKGIFGTAANQSKQQCE